CCCCGGTAACTAAAATATTGCCCTTTTAAGGAATGCTCGCCGTATGTCCAGGTAACATCCTGTCCCACCCGGACCAAACGGCAGTTTTTTTCGCGGCAGGTTTCCCGGATAATAGCCAGTACATCGGAGTTTTCCGAAGCGGTAATTACCGGTACACCCTTTTTAATTATGCCCGCTTTAACCCGGGCTATATCCGATACAGTATTGCCGAGGTAATCCATGTGATCCATGGCAACATTGGTAATAATAGATAGCAATGGATGTACTACATTAGTGGAATCTATCGCACCGCCCAGTCCCACCTCCAGCACCAGGTAATCAACTGCCTCCTCATAAAAGTAACAAAAAGCCAGAGCTGTGCTGACCTCAAATTCCGTAGGGTGCTCAAAACCTTCCCTCACCATGGCTTCCAAATGCGGTCGCAGCCTGGTAATTAAATTGGCCACCCGGTTAGGCTCAATTTCCATTCCATTGATCCGGTAACGCTCGGTGTAGCAATGCAAATGAGGTGATGTAAAGGTACCTACCCGGTAACCCGCACTTTGCAGAACACCGGCCAACATTGCCGCAGTGGAGCCCTTGCCGTTGGTGCCGCCCACATGAATTACTTTGATCAACCGGTGAGGATCACCCAAACGACGCAGTAATTCGGTAATGCGGCCCAGACCGAAGTTCATACCAAACTTGGTCAGGTTTTGTAAATATATCATAGCCTCTTCGTATAACAATGTCATCACACTCCGGATGAAATATAAAAAACTTCGACAGCAAAAACTTTTCTCCTATATTATTAAAACACAAAATAAAAAAAAAGCTACTTGGCAGGTAATTTAGAATATTCTGTTGTATTTATATTAATATTTTACCAAATATTAAACACCGGGAGGTGGCAGTTCGCAATGAAAACTTTTCGTGCGCAAATGACCTTATTGTCCTTTATTACCGGATTATTTACTCTTGGCGCCGCTTATTGCGGTTGGCGGTATGCCCAAGGCAATGCCGCGGGGCTATTGAGCGGTGGCTTAGCGGGATTGCTGGTGGCCGCGTCGGTATGCTTCCTTTTATTCACGACACTGCACCGGAACTTGATGAACGTTCTGCTGAATACCGAAAAGGCTATTAAGGGAGATCTAACGGGACGTATTGAAGACAAGAATTATGGATGGGGTGAGCTAAACCTACTTATTAATAATATACGCAGGATAATTAAAGGAGTACATAAATGGTTTGCCCTGGTTAGAGACACCAGCGTCACCTTGGACCGGGCGGCCGGGCAAATTACCGCCGGCACTGAACAGGTCAGCTCCGGCAGCCAAGACCAGGCCGGACAGGTAACCAGTTTACTGCAATCCATTGAGAGGTTTACCGGGCAGGCTGAAGATAGTGCCAGGCAAGCAGGTGAAACCGCCGAAGCCGCTCATAGCACAGTTGAGATCACCGAAACGGGCAGTGCGGCCATACAAGAGGCACTAACAGGAATGAACATCTTGGAACAAAAGTTTCAACACCTTAGTCACAGTTCCAATCGCATCGAGCAGTTCCTGGAAGTAATTCAAAGCATCGCGTCCCAAACTAACCTGCTGGCGCTTAACGCGGCCATTGAAGCGGCCCGGGCAGGTGAGCACGGCCGGGGTTTTGCCGTTGTTGCCGAAGAAGTGCGCAGCCTGGCCGAGGATTCCAGCCAAGCTACCAAAGAGGTCTCTCAAATTGTTAATGAAATATCAACGGCTGTAGCAGATACGGTAAATGCTGTTAAAACCAGTCTAACCCGCACTAAAGAGGCGGGGGAAATTTTTGGCGATATCAGCAAGACTATGCGCAACACCAGCACACTGGTGAAAAAGATAGCCCAAGGAGCGCGAGAGCAGGCCGATTCCACCGCCGGTATGCTGGGCAGCGCCCAAGCCATCGCCGCAGTGGCCGAGGAAGCAGCCGCCAGTGCACAGCAAACAGCCGCTATTGCCCAAGAGCTGACCAGCACTGCGGACAAATTAAAAGAAGTGGCTAAAATATGGAAATTCAATAATCAAAAAGACTGATTTTTACATGGGAATCCGTACCCCCAAGTTGCAACCCGGTTATAAAAACAGGTATGTGTTGGAATAATATTATTTAACCAATTAATTGACAAACCTATACCTGCACAAATATAATGAATCCGAAAATCATTATCATTATTTGTATGGAAATTATTTATTATTCATTTAATGACCATGATAATTGTTTTCCCTAAATTATAACAAACTGCTTGGAGGTGCTGGAGTATGACTTTGGACCGGGTTAAACGGGGTCAACACGTTAAAATTATCAATATTCCGGACGAGAATATTCGGGCTCAGGCTATTCGTTTTGGCATTGCCGAGGGTGCTGTTGTGCTTTGTGAGGAGGTATTACCTGCCGGTCCCATTGTACTGAGAAAAAACAGGCAGGAAATTGCCATTGGGCGTGGACTGGCCAATAGAATCACCATAACTTTGAATTAATAAATCCAATACCCGTAAATAATTTAAAATATTTGTTATAGGATACCGCGATATATTACGAAGCTTTAATTGATGCTGAGGTGGTGATTGCATGGCCCACTGCCATGATGCGGGTATCAAAATAAATGTACCCGAAAACGCTAAAAAAATTGTTTTAGCGGGTAACCCCAATGCCGGTAAATCAGTTTTTTTCAACTATTTAACCGGGTTGTATGTCGATGTCTCCAATTACCCGGGCACCACTTTGGAAATATCCCACGGTCGCCTGGGAAGTGATGTCGTTATCGACACCCCCGGGGTGTACGGAATTTCTTCCTTCAACGACGAGGAACGTATTGCCAGAGATATCATTTTATCAGCCGACCTGGTAATTAATGTGGTTAACGCCGTGCATCTGGAAAGGGATTTATTTTTAACCCGGCAAATTATTGATACCGGTGTACCGGTGCTCATGGCCTTAAATATGGTTGACGAAGCCCAAAAGCAAGGACTTGATATTGATACCGATTTACTGGCGGACTTACTGGGGGTACCGGTAATTCCCACAGTAGCAATCAAAAAACAGGGCCTCGCTCAGGTAAAAGCCGCCCTGGGCTCGACTGTCAAGGGCCATATTGACGGAGAACTGCAGCAAAAGCTGACCCGTCTGGCCGACCGGGTGGGCAGCCAGGGAGAAGCACTGTTGGTACTGGAAGGAGACACGGTGATTGCGGCACGCCACGGTGTGGAACCGGGAAAGGAACGGGAAGAGATTTACCTTAAGCGCCGGGACCAGGTAAATGATATCGTAGGCCGCGTGGTTAGCGAGAACTCCCGTGGTGTCGGGCTCGGTGTCACCCTAGGACGCTGGATGATCAAGCCGGTCACCGGCATTCCCATTTTGGTCGTCGCCCTGTGGGCTATGTATCATATTATCGGAGTATTCATAGCAGGTACGGTGGTGGGGGTCACCGAGGAAACTATTTTTATAGGCATGTACGAACCGGTAGTGCGCAGTTTCGTGGGACATTTTATAGCGCAAGACAGTAACCTGGGTATTATATTAACCGGCGAATTCGGTATACTGACCATGACGGTAACTTACGTGCTGGGCCTGTTAATGCCGCTGGTGGTCGGATTCTACTTTTTCCTGTCCCTGTTTGAAGACTCGGGTTATCTCCCTCGCATCGCCACACTGGTGGACCGGATACTCACCGGCATTGGCTTGAATGGCCGGGCTGTGATACCGTTAATACTGGGGTTCGGCTGTGTCACCATGGCCAGTATCACCACTCGTCTGCTGGGATCCGAAAGAGAAAGAAGAATTGCCATTTTTCTGCTGGGGCTGACCATTCCCTGCTCGGCACAATTAGGCGTAATTGCCGGGCTGCTGGCCGGGTTCGGCCCCGAGTATATGGCGCTGTACGCGCTGGTAATTCTAACCGTATTAGTAACCACAGGCACGGTTTTAAATGCTTTGCTGCCGGGCAAGTCTGCGGATTTGTTAATTGACCTGCCCCCACTGCGTTTGCCCAGGATAAATAACGTGCTGAGCAAAACCGGGATTAAATCCTACGCTTTCTTAAAAGAAGCCGCGCCATTATTCGCTCTGGGCGCGCTTATTATCAGCACACTGGAAATCACCGGCGCTTTAGTCATGCTGCAAAAAGCGCTGGCACCGCTAACAGTAGGCTGGTTAAAACTGCCGCCGGAAACGGCTACCGCCTTTATTATGGGCATCGTGCGCCGTGATTTCGGAGCCGCCGGTCTCACCGACATGGCACTCACACCCATGGCAACGGTAATTTCACTAATCACCATTACTTTATTTGTACCCTGCATCGCTTCCATACTGGTTATCTTTAAAGAGCGGGGCCGCCGGGAGGCCGCCTTAATGTGGGCGGGTACATGGGTGATTGCCTTTACCGTGGGCGGCCTGGTGGCACAATTGCCGGGCGTTCTGGGCAGCAGCAATGACATCACAAGCATTCCCCTGGTTATCGCCGCTTTTATTGCCGCAACGCTGGTTATAATGATGTCATGTCGGCTGATCCAAAAAACAAAACAGGGACAGATTTAACGCAACACAAACATTTAATCATAAAATTTGCATGACCGGGAGTGTCTACAATGCAAGAACAAATGCAATTTATTGTCTGCAGCCGGTGCGGTTATCGATTTAACCCACAAGATACTTTACGCTGCCCGCGCTGCTACAAGCCTGTTATCAGACCCGGCAGTTGCTCCGGCTCGTGCGGTAAATGTATCAGTGCCGGGGCATGTGAAAGACGCAAAGGTAAGTCGGCCTGACTCTAAAACACTATTAAGCGAGCCTGCCACATAGCCGGCTCGCTTAATAGTCTTGCCACCCTAACAATTCGCTTTACACCTATGTAGAAATGTACGAAAAAATCACGATCATCCTTATTATTCATAAAGGTTTTCTTATAACAATGTTGAATTTGCCGTTTTTCAAGGAAGTGTAAATCACGAGTTTAAGAAGCTATTCAACTTTTTGTCGAAAGTATATACCTCATGTTTTCCCAACTTGTGGTAGGCATATAGCAATGTGTCTACAAAATCCAAATTCCTTTCCGCATAAACCCTTAATGATTCACCAACTATGCCAATGTCACTAACCTCTAAATTTCCATATTCAAAAAGCTCCAATAACGCACTGCTTATATTTTTTCTTTCTACTTTATAAACTTTTTCCAGAACATAGACAATTTCCGCTATGACTTCATTCGGAAGAAAAACCACGTTGTTTTCAAGTATTTCGGCAGCCTTTTCCGATAAATCATCCGAATCATTTAGTAAATATCTTAAAACGACATTGGCATCAACTATCTTCATACTTATCCACCGCAGCCCTCGCCCACACACCACTTTCTAAAGCCTGAAGCTCCTTGTTTTTATATCTTTCTAAAAGCCCCCTGGCTTTTTTGGTTTTTTGACCTATACTGGCTTCAACATGCTCATTCTCATACGGGGAAATTAGAATCTCAACTTTCCTGTTCTTCAGGTTTTCAGGTATATCAATTATACTTGCTAATATATTACTATTTACGATCTTTCTAACAAAATTCAACAGAACTCACTCCTTTCATTAGAAATAAGGGGAAAATGAAGTTGTGGCCATAATAGCTCCTCTTTCTATATAGCCATCTTATCTTTATTATATCTTGTGACTAAATATTATACTATAAGAACATCCCCCCGGAAGAATTTTTTTAC
This genomic interval from Desulfoscipio sp. XC116 contains the following:
- a CDS encoding methyl-accepting chemotaxis protein, translating into MKTFRAQMTLLSFITGLFTLGAAYCGWRYAQGNAAGLLSGGLAGLLVAASVCFLLFTTLHRNLMNVLLNTEKAIKGDLTGRIEDKNYGWGELNLLINNIRRIIKGVHKWFALVRDTSVTLDRAAGQITAGTEQVSSGSQDQAGQVTSLLQSIERFTGQAEDSARQAGETAEAAHSTVEITETGSAAIQEALTGMNILEQKFQHLSHSSNRIEQFLEVIQSIASQTNLLALNAAIEAARAGEHGRGFAVVAEEVRSLAEDSSQATKEVSQIVNEISTAVADTVNAVKTSLTRTKEAGEIFGDISKTMRNTSTLVKKIAQGAREQADSTAGMLGSAQAIAAVAEEAAASAQQTAAIAQELTSTADKLKEVAKIWKFNNQKD
- the feoB gene encoding ferrous iron transport protein B, translated to MAHCHDAGIKINVPENAKKIVLAGNPNAGKSVFFNYLTGLYVDVSNYPGTTLEISHGRLGSDVVIDTPGVYGISSFNDEERIARDIILSADLVINVVNAVHLERDLFLTRQIIDTGVPVLMALNMVDEAQKQGLDIDTDLLADLLGVPVIPTVAIKKQGLAQVKAALGSTVKGHIDGELQQKLTRLADRVGSQGEALLVLEGDTVIAARHGVEPGKEREEIYLKRRDQVNDIVGRVVSENSRGVGLGVTLGRWMIKPVTGIPILVVALWAMYHIIGVFIAGTVVGVTEETIFIGMYEPVVRSFVGHFIAQDSNLGIILTGEFGILTMTVTYVLGLLMPLVVGFYFFLSLFEDSGYLPRIATLVDRILTGIGLNGRAVIPLILGFGCVTMASITTRLLGSERERRIAIFLLGLTIPCSAQLGVIAGLLAGFGPEYMALYALVILTVLVTTGTVLNALLPGKSADLLIDLPPLRLPRINNVLSKTGIKSYAFLKEAAPLFALGALIISTLEITGALVMLQKALAPLTVGWLKLPPETATAFIMGIVRRDFGAAGLTDMALTPMATVISLITITLFVPCIASILVIFKERGRREAALMWAGTWVIAFTVGGLVAQLPGVLGSSNDITSIPLVIAAFIAATLVIMMSCRLIQKTKQGQI
- a CDS encoding folylpolyglutamate synthase/dihydrofolate synthase family protein: MIYLQNLTKFGMNFGLGRITELLRRLGDPHRLIKVIHVGGTNGKGSTAAMLAGVLQSAGYRVGTFTSPHLHCYTERYRINGMEIEPNRVANLITRLRPHLEAMVREGFEHPTEFEVSTALAFCYFYEEAVDYLVLEVGLGGAIDSTNVVHPLLSIITNVAMDHMDYLGNTVSDIARVKAGIIKKGVPVITASENSDVLAIIRETCREKNCRLVRVGQDVTWTYGEHSLKGQYFSYRGLKVSYAKLWLPLIGRHQVVNAATALAALEVLDDLGIYIAKNALQEGLSKTVWPARLELIGDKPPVLIDGAHNYDGAGSLRLALDEYFPDREIIMVLGMLGDKERARVVAKLAPRARYVIITKPNSPRAGDWMQMADEARRYVSEVDTVESIADAVLTGIKRAQKNDLVLVTGSLYMVAEAREIALGLLKNH
- a CDS encoding ferrous iron transport protein A is translated as MTLDRVKRGQHVKIINIPDENIRAQAIRFGIAEGAVVLCEEVLPAGPIVLRKNRQEIAIGRGLANRITITLN
- a CDS encoding PIN domain-containing protein, with protein sequence MKIVDANVVLRYLLNDSDDLSEKAAEILENNVVFLPNEVIAEIVYVLEKVYKVERKNISSALLELFEYGNLEVSDIGIVGESLRVYAERNLDFVDTLLYAYHKLGKHEVYTFDKKLNSFLNS